The Larimichthys crocea isolate SSNF chromosome XXI, L_crocea_2.0, whole genome shotgun sequence genomic sequence CTGAATGATTTGTTGCTGCTTGGATAATAGCCACCCTGTGAaagtttatttgtcatatgaccatttacatttttagagCTTGTTGTGCTGAGACTTTGATGGAACGCTACGAAACAACTCTACGGAGTTTCTGAGTAATGCATCTATGTTTATACATGTATCATTGGCATGAAATGTAAGTGATATAGAGACCAGCTTTGCTCTGGAATATGTCGACCTGTGTCTTTATAAAGTGTAAATTAGCACAATGTCAGATAGACCTGCTATCTTGTCCTgacctgtaaaataaatgtccaGGATTTTGGACAAACTGAGGAACACAAGAGGAACAAATACACCTGAACTTTACAGAatttgtaaatataaacacagaaaaaagggaaaagaaatgaCACACCTTGTTGTGCACAACACAAAAACTAATCCTGAAGTTACAACATCAATTATTTCATTCAGATTACGTTAAGATCAgaagactgaaaactgttttttttaagaaagaagTTTGTAACTATGCATAGAAATAGAAGAAATGATCCTGTGACAAATTTGGTATACAACAGGTGGAAAAATACAACACCAAAtgcaacatgtaaaaaaaaaaatctcaaagaAACAAAGCGATAAGACTCTCTTGATGATCAAgctcaaacaacaaaaaacaaattgcaGGAATATGAAGGAATCATCGTCATTCAGTTCTGCATTATTATGCAGTCCCAATGTGCTTACCTTGCAAAATAACTGCAGATTTTTACGgggaaaaactgccaaaccatgacagtaaaatgttgcccataaagttggaaagTTGCTCCCAAAGACTGGGAGCcatcactgtatgaatgtgtatgaatggttagctcctgaaactgatgagcagttggcaccttgcatgtgTGAAggagatatgtagtgtaaaggaAGTCAGAAGACTggaaaggtgttatataagtacagtccatttactgtTTAATTGTagagtaaaacactgtaatatttaatggcatattttacagtcatggttttacagtttttcaccgtaaaattTTAAGatgtggaataaaacaccaaccttaaacgggaaatcaacagtactaatatcctatTATCGtaatattaaatatagtttatgaagtcacactgtatttttttactgtaaaaaaacaacatttttttttcttttttacagtgtacatagttaaaataaatacagataactAAACTTTGacttttgtgttgatttgtataagcattaaataaaaaaaaaagtactaagAGTGCCCCTCACCAGCTCATTGTTTGATGCTTAAAcaaatcatctgtttttaaaggctGTCCGTGGTGACGCTGATGACCTGTGGCTGCACTCTGTTCCTGTTACAGCTGAAGAGCCAGGCTGCCCTCCTGTGGCGGTAACGCTTTGACagcagcacatacagtacagggtTGATACAGGGGTGCAAGTactgcagtacagtacagatgAAGTAAAACATCTCCCAGGCCTGTCCATGCTGATACAGGCCCAGGTACAGACACAGTTCCAGCACATAACCAGGCAGCCAGCACACTGAAAACGTAGCAGCAGCCAAGAACACCATGACAGAGGCACGGCGGGTGTTCCTGGCACTGGACACCGACATTACAGGGCTCTTGTGGAGAAAGAGAGCCAGCCGGACATAGTTGAAGGCGATGACTAGCATTGGAACAAAGTAGTAAAGTACAAACTGGCTTAGGACCACTTGGTAGTGGTGCTCATGAATGGTTGGAAGGCAGAAGGTAAAGTTTGCCAAGCTTGGGCCCAGGCTGTCTTTGGTGGCAAACATACGCAGGGGCAGGCTGATGAAGAAGCTGAGGGCCCAGACGAGGACAAACATAAGGATGACCAGGTCCATGGTGGGTGGCTGGTATGGATTGGTGATGATCATGGCGCGGGCCATGGACACGGCACAGAGCGAGTAGGTGCTGGCGGCCAGGCTGAAGGCCAGTAAGAACTGGTAGACTTTGCAGGAGGTGTCGCTCAGAGGCCAGGAGTGGCTTACAGCGGAGTGCAAGGTAAAGGGGATGAGCAGGAGGGTGAGGAAGTCGGCTAGAGTCATGCTGAGTAAGAGGATGTCGAGACGGTTCTTACGCAATGTGTTGTACTTGGCAAACAGAGTGAAGACCAGCAGGTTGGCACAGAGTCCGATGCCCAGGATGACTCCACAGGTACAGGCAAAGATCACCCCATACGTGTTGGGAACAGCCATATTATCACAGACAGGACCTGATcaccttttaaataaaaaaataaaaatatatatacacatatatgttaattatttaaGTTGAATGAAtcatctatttttattatttcaggaaAGCTTTTCaggatttgatgtttttcttcgATTAACTTAAAatcttgaacaaaacaagacatttaaatacGTCACATCGGGCTCTGGAAAAAACATattgctcttcttttttttctgtttttttttttttttgcaatttgtgctgactttttctttttgtagtcAAAACAGTTTAACTGAAAAAACATCTAAGCAATGAAACTAAAAGTTCCAGTCCTGTTTACATTCATAGTGAAAGAGGAAAGAACATTTAATAAGGACTTGTTTTTAGCTTGGCCACACTGCATTTTTGAGTTAATAAGACATAAGAACATATTCTGTATATAGAACTTCACCTAAACACAAAGGTGCAAGGGTCTTACAATATATTCATCCACAATCAGACACAAAATGTCCCTTCAGTTCACATTGGAGGTACTCTTAACTCTCTATATTTCGCCTGATTGACAGCTGACAATTTACTGGTTTGTCTTTAGAAttcagttttaagttttaaaatggTGTCACACGTAACATCGATGTACTCACCATCCTCGTTCCTCAAAGCGGTATCTCCGTCTTTGTGAGTGAACTATCCTCATCATGTAAACTGGTGAATTCTCTCCTTCTGTTGTCCATCGTTTCAAAATGCAGACAGGAGAGGTGGCAGCCTCTCAGGACTCGTTACAAAGTGCGATCGCCCGAATGTGCAGGGAAGAAAGGCAAACATCACTTGGGTCAGATTGATTCTGGCTGACTGGGTTTAAAGAGAACGACCTCTGACCAGCTGCTGTGAGGACAGTAATGCACTATACATGCCTGATTTGGTTGTTGTTAGAGAATTTATGTGGATTTCTTGGTTACTTTGAGATTTAGTAACAGCTGCACTGAAACTTTTGTTGGAATTTTGTTGATCTACTGTGTATACTTCTATTTGGGAGATGGTGTTGCTGCAAAAAACTTTCCTGACCTGTTAAAGTCTCCTCTTTCTATCGAGATGGAGTGtatgaattatatttaaaaaatcagctgtcTACAAAGAACAAAAGTCCAGTTCATTGATTACGTTCTCTGTTCCTCCCCCTTCTCTGGAGATATTAATGTCTCTCTacattgtttgattgatttcttcGGTGTGGGCTGCAGGCTCCTGACGGCGGCTTTATCAGGCTTTCCACAGCATTTATGACTCTGTGTCAGCTAATGGCCTACGGTGTACACTGCTGCTCTTAGCACAGGATATAGCTGATGCTGATGCATTTGCTAACCCCTTCCATTACCCGCGTCTGTGCCGTACAGTCAGCGGCTGTTAAAAGTGCCACATGTTCTCAAGGGGGACATTAACAGCTttgttgtgttctgtctgtgtcaaaaagtcaacaaaaacattgatgtgttttttataaACCTCATCGTATGCTCGGCAGAACAACCCTGCACCACCATCTCTATagcaaaggtcaaaggtcaggataAAATGTACAAACCAGCACCACAAAAACCCGAAGAGATTCAGTGATTTATATTGACAGCTGATTGACCCTGCTGCCCTTTTTAGCTACTGATTCCTCACGAAGAGGCATGTAGTGTGCGTACAGATCTACCTCTTATCAGCATAAAAGGCTGCTTGATGTATTACATGGAGGAATATCACTTTATGCacaataaagctgaaataattaatCGACTAATCACTCAACAGaagaattaattattaattacattGCTGGCTCCAgattctcaaatgtgaagattttctgcttttctttgttttatatgatcAAATTCTGAATATCTGGATATCTTTTAATATCTTTCAATCTGAAGTCGTCACATCGAGaaatttttcatcattttctgacattgtatagacaaaaacagttaatggaaaataatttgcagattaaacaaatcaCTGTTGCAGCCCAACCCCACGTTTTACAAGTGAATTAGATAGCTGCAACTATGTTGCAGATTAATATGATTTCTTGTacatcattttattcatattacGTTAAGAAATAACAAAACTAGCTTTCAGTTTATTACCAAAATATCACTTGTTTGTCTAAAAAAGTAAAGCTTCTCACTTGAACCAAGCGCTACGACTCTACACTACTGCTACCAAAAACACCTATATGCAGTCATGGGACACTGAATAGTATCTCACTTATTATTAGTGCTACAATTagctaattattttattttgtaaatattttatttatgattattatcaGTTGATTAATTTGTCaattattttctctattttgtctataaaatgtcaaaagagtggaaatcatttaaattttcaAAGTCCAAGGTGATGTTTTCTGAATGCCTTGTTTcatccaacaaaacaaaatccagaTATATTCAATTCAATATCAAAAATAGCTGCAAATCctcatatttgagaagctggaatgaGGTCATGTTTagcattttttctttgaaaattgATGATCAAACATGTGATGTGGCCGGTGAACAAAGACACCATGaatccaaaaaaaatatttctaatgGCTAcacttttaatgtttgattaaCTGAAAACATGTTACAGTGCAAGTGAAGAACATTAAATGAGAAGCCCCGTGTCCCGGGCTTTGttctataaaaataaactataatgTAAAACGGTGAGAGTGGGTTTGATGAAGCATCCAATAAGTTACAAGTCAATGAGGGATCTaaggtggaaaaaaaggaaagcaggaccatcaaaaagaaaacatcaaattaaaactcAACCACAAAAGAACATGTACAGGATGTAACTAAAGTGCATTATGGAATTTAGTCAGCAGCACCGTGATacattcacaaaataaatacacactttcaaagtgaaataaattatGGCAGAACAGTTCCAACAGATGTACTCAGTGAACAGTTTGCATGTAACTGTAAGTCCATGACAAGTCAACACATATACAGCCAAACAAGCGTAAAACCACTCCAGCCTCCAAGTTTGATGAAGTTACATTATATTCAGGCAATAAATAGTTCCTCCTGTGATCTAACAGCCTGTTAGAGATGACAACATATGACgtttctttaaatgtaaatcAGGGGTACAGAGGCCTACAGAGTTTCCAAATAAATATGGACCTAAGAAGATGTTATGATGATAGTTCACGAAATTTCAGGAAGTACGAaattgaaaaatacaaacatagaAAAATATTATCATACAAGCACAACCCCGGAGCCGTGATATGAACTGAGTCAGCAATGGGTTGAGTCTCTCAGATCCCAGTCGATGTCAGTGTCTTAGTGCAGTACCATATAAAGTCTACTGGGAGTCTCTAAGCTGAGGTACTGCGTCCTTCATGGCTCTTTAGTTGTGACAGACCGTGCCCGCCTCCGCTTCTTGTCGCTCTCTCTACGTCTGCCTaacctcactttttttttcctcttggttGCCACTTTTAGTGGCTGGTCCTTATAAGCTAGAGCCTTGTTGGTCTCCTGGGGCAGGTTAGGGCCCTCTCTGTCCAGTCTGAACCTGTCAGGGAGGTTCTTGGTAGCCCCCGGGGGCTTCTCATGCAGGGCATTCCCACTGAAGGTTTGGCTCTGCGTTCTGCTCTGCACAGGTGGAGTTCGTTCATCGGCCGTGTGCACCTCCCCGAGCAGCTCGCGCAGCCACATGCGACGCTTGTACTCCTGCAAGGAGCGGCCCTTGTCATGCATCAGCTGGGCATGGCTCACTGATCTCCTCCTTAGAGCATGAAAGTGAAGAGACAGAGTCAGGGCAACAAAGGAGCTGGTAGCATCTGAAAACAGCATCATGCATGAGAAGGGAGAAGATCTCTCTTAATTTACCAGATAGACAATTAAACCATTAAATCTCTGAATTGGCAccaacaaaatcaaaaaaatttTTTATGACTTCATGATAATCTCAGTGTTGAGTTTTTGTGGACTCGTTTCACAAGTGGTGTCAGCTGAATTTAAGGTCAGGCACCAGGAAACCTCAGTACAGTAGGTGGCAGCATAAACAAGTTTCTGAGAGCCATCATAATGCTGAAAGTTGAAACAGAGAAAACCTTCTGCTCTTAACTAAATCTGTACAGGTACAACTGTAGTTTTATAAATCCAAACAGGAATCAAACAAATTTATTACCTTGTTGTGCTTAATAATTAATGAGTCCCttattttttccataaaaagttgaattacttttctttgtttgtcaaaataaatataaaaataactcACATTCTGCTACTAAGTGCATCAACTGGTCTCCCATCAAGAGTCACTGGGGTGCACAGCAAGAACACAGCCAGACTCCACTGATGAAGCATGACTATAGAGCACATCCTTGAGCCTAAGATCTGAAGAGCACAAGAAATATTACGTCACTTCATTAAATTAAGTAAAACTTAACTTTAAACTTCATTCTACTGAACTGTTTATGTACGACACGGTCATTTATAtgagtagcagcagcagcgtaAGCTGAAAAATGACACCGGTCCTGCGTATGTGAGATCTCCCAGGCTGGCATTACTTGCCAATAAACAGATTATTAAAGTAAAGAAGAAGACTTACATGGTGTGAATGTTTGCAGTGAAAAtccacaacaataacaacaaaaaaaaggtctgtcTGCAAGCTCTGAAGTGACGATCTTGTTGTAAAAACtaatttacaaaataataagaaacattaTTCTGCCAAATACAATTTGGCCAGTACAAAACTTGTGTCCATGTCCATGGGTGTGAAGGCAGCCTGGGGAAATCCCCTGTCAGTCTGTTCCATTCATTTGCCTCCCAACAGCGTGCGCTGAGCTATTTATTTCTCCCCAGCGTCCCAATTAAAATAGAGATAAAGATggaatgagcagcagcagcagcccatcAGCTGCAGAGCCGCCACTCCGTTCAGTCAGTCTTGGGTAATAATCTCACAGAGAGTAGCGGTGAAGCATCTTCTCCGGTGGCCGGAGCCTGAGAGGGTTTTTCAGTCCAGCACTGTGAGCGAGCTTGTGTGAGTCTGTCTGAGAGAGAGGCGCAGTCAAAAATGCTCTTTGCGTTAAGATGCAGGCACTACCTTAGCCCCTTCCCATTAAGTCCAGTCCTAACACCCTCCCCAACCTCGCCTCGCCTCTTCCACCCCCTCCGCCCCCCCaaacccttcacacacacacacacacacacaccacaaacacacacacacacacacacacacctgctgtgaCAAGAAGGTGGCGCACATGTAGCATCCAAGCCACCAAACAACAAAGGGTATACCTAACGCAAACTTGGAAGAGACTTTTAATCAACTTTTAAGTGTTTTAGCTtcactttttaaataatatCTCGTCACACATTGGTCAGAAATGACAGGTGTGCACCAATGGAGGTAATCAGGGCTTACCAAGCAGAGAGTGTATAAGGGGAGGGGCAGGGTTACTCCAAAGTAAACAGCCAGGCCTAACCACTTTCCCAGGGGAGAATGACCATAACCTCAGAGAAACCCAACCCACAGCCTCTCACTGCAGACCATTCAATTCACCTCCACTCTGCCTCAGCAAACCAGCTCACCACCGAATGGTTACAGTGGGCTCTGAGGTATCTCTCATATTCAGCTAATAAGGAAATTGGAGCGCTTCATACGATCCCAGGTGCACCGTGTGTGTTTAAGTGATGAAACcgctctaaaaaaaataaaaaatccagcCACATTTGTAATTTTTACAGAAACTGTAATTAATACAGCCATTAAAGGTCAGCAGTAAGTGATGTATTTTTAGGATCATATTGATTGACAGCGCTACATGGCCACGTGTAGTCATGTGTGCAACAAGGTTGGctgagtttttaaataaattgtaatGCTATACAGTCGAACAtgattctttcttcttcactgtaaTTACTCTATTTGTGGTTTTGCATACTAAAAGAGGTGTTGGATTTCTGACCAACAAGAATGagtttccttcttctttctatGTTCGGTAAGATGTACAGTAAGGaatatgatgatatgataaTTAGTCCAGCTCAGTAACACACTTTTCTGAATTGCCACTTGTTTATTGTCAGGGCTTGTGACTCTTTTgcgtctgtgtgtttactgtaaagaGAGAATAAACCAAGAagataataaacatttaaaatagtaATTAACATAAGCAGCATTGCATAAAATAGACACGTCAGGATaatccaaaataaacaaaaatgccATAACTATCACTAAACAGAAAGTATAGCTGAGACTGATGGGAGATTTGCAGGTATTTGTTCATAAACTAAAGTACTAGACAGATTttaaccaagtggcaacctccagtGTGGCCACTTGGGGCCGGCTCCAGAAGTGaatcaatctccataagtccccatgttaaaatgtccaacttcacagcagaaataaacatgtttacagcctggtacaaaaaacagttttggtctctgatctccacattcatgacaactgtaactGAGGGggaatttattttaaactcacctgttcaaattatattaaggcttaaagttacacataattaacagcgtggccactttgattgacaggtacagATGGTTTATTAGATCAATCAGGTGTCATTCGGCGCTTCGGAAACCGACAGCTtacgtcactcatgctctgtccattctttatactgtcattgattttgacctgatggtggcgctagatAAAAGGTGAAGGgattgtttttgagtttttacaACTCATCCTGCGGGTGAGGGTAAAATTTTGTGGCAGTGTGTTTAGTAGTTGTCTAAACCACAATGTGAACTTCATGGTGTTgatagatgaaaagtcagaggttCACCATAATCGCTTGGACAAATCATCTCGGGACCATAAATCATGGGTGAGCTatttcagtcagacagaaaTCAGAATGACATCTTTAGATGTCGTTTGTTGTCCTTTGATAAATTGTTTGCAGTCTTCTTTGTTTGATGTTGCTCCACCTATGAAACTTGGGTTGGGTCCGTCTGCACCATTCATGTTTGGTTACAATATGAACATGTCGTTCTAGGGTTTGTTCAAAGTGCGTAAAATGTAATTGGACTCCAATGAAATCTAACTATTAAGATGAACATGGATATTGCTGTATGTGGGATTGGAGTGCCTCAGTTGTGGTTACAGTCCGTTTAGGGCTGGCAGCCGATTGTTCTCAGCCCagttaaatgtttctgtgattCATTTCTGGGTCATGACCCATGAGTTGAAGACAATAGTACAGTCTGTGCTGACACAATAAGTGCATAGAAATTCTGCCCATGTCCTCATTATTATACTTAACACCATTTTCATTTCTCATGATACATTAGTTTGTCAGTGTGGCTCTTGGGATGGCAGTGTTGGCCCAGACTGAGAGAACTATTTGATGGATAGTCATGAGATCTTGTGTCGACATTCATGGTCCttagaggatgaatcctaatgattctgtttttattttaacattttcacttATCCATGAAAATTTGCTACATCTGCTAGATGGTTTGGCACaaaatttggtacagatatcCACAGTTCCCAGAAATGAGGAATTGGAGGTTCCAAACTTCATACTTTCCCTCTAATGTCACCAATGAGATTTTTCCATATTTTCCATAATTTCAgatcaataaacacatttaatatttgacCTGGATTTCTACCATTTGTCCTGGACATGTCAAATCTTCCATTTCACGTGGACTGGCTCtgttgtgagcatgttagcatttagcctAACAGAGCACTaccatggctgtagactcttgttGTCTTCTTTCAATTAAATGACacttaatttttaatttttaattgatttcCATCCTTCCATTCATCAAGTTTCTTCCACACTTCCACATGGCAGGATGGGTCTCCTACCATCAGATGCCTGGACCACTTTAGCCGGCTACTTTCAACGTGATggagcagcggctctactcAGATCTCCCTGGATGTCTGAGCTCTTAACCCTTAGCCCCGCTAATGCTGAGCTGGCTGAGGAAGCTCACTTTGGCTGCTTGTATCTGCAATCTCATTATTTGGGTCACTTCCCAAAGTTCATAACAATAGGTcagggttggaacgtagatggactggaaagtTGAGAGCTTCGCCTCAGAATATTAAACAATATAAAGTGAaactttctttattatttaatattctcaCTCTctataatcattttaattctttCATTAGACCTGGAAAACTCAGAGGCCACATATATATCTTTATTACCTGCAGTCTATTTtagtttatattaatataatcaTTAACAgtactgtattttgtttgttttttagtcatCTGTTGTCATCGTTACACTGATTGCCTAAAATCTTAACcctcagattttaaaaatgcaccGTCAACTCTGCTGCAGCATAAATACATTgcatcctttatttatttaattaattgttcTAATTGCAAGATGATTAAGATGaatacagtccatttatgtGGTTGCTGTCCCTTCTTGCACTGTTTTACTGGATGGAATAACTTGCATTTCTCCTCATGAATAAAACCCATAAAGCAGTGATGATTAGTCGAATCACTTCAGGCTAGACTGTAGACCAGTTGGTGGTAAATTACTTAATAGAGGGCTCAGTATTTTACAAGCAGTCATGATTCAATTCGGCAAGGGGTCCAGAAGGGGTTTTTGGGGCTGGGACAAATATATGGCAGACCCCCCCTGCTGTCTCCAAAAACTCAGCTTTCT encodes the following:
- the LOC104940688 gene encoding galanin receptor type 2, producing MAVPNTYGVIFACTCGVILGIGLCANLLVFTLFAKYNTLRKNRLDILLLSMTLADFLTLLLIPFTLHSAVSHSWPLSDTSCKVYQFLLAFSLAASTYSLCAVSMARAMIITNPYQPPTMDLVILMFVLVWALSFFISLPLRMFATKDSLGPSLANFTFCLPTIHEHHYQVVLSQFVLYYFVPMLVIAFNYVRLALFLHKSPVMSVSSARNTRRASVMVFLAAATFSVCWLPGYVLELCLYLGLYQHGQAWEMFYFICTVLQYLHPCINPVLYVLLSKRYRHRRAAWLFSCNRNRVQPQVISVTTDSL
- the LOC104940654 gene encoding parathyroid hormone-related protein, whose product is MCSIVMLHQWSLAVFLLCTPVTLDGRPVDALSSRMRRSVSHAQLMHDKGRSLQEYKRRMWLRELLGEVHTADERTPPVQSRTQSQTFSGNALHEKPPGATKNLPDRFRLDREGPNLPQETNKALAYKDQPLKVATKRKKKVRLGRRRESDKKRRRARSVTTKEP